TCAAGCGCGACAGCTGGGATTTCTGGCGCGGGCAATTTTGCGCGCTCGGCTTTGTAAAAGTCCGGGTTCACCTGCTCGACGATTTTCTGCACCGGCTTTTCGATGAAGGCGAAGAACGGCTTGGGGTAAATACCGATCCAGAACGCCAGAAACACGAGCGGAATCAGCGTGGCATATTCGCGCAAATTCAAGTCCGGCAAATTCTCATTGGCAAACTGTGTCACCGGGCCGAACATGACGCGTTGATAGAGCCATAACAAATAGGCCGCGCCCAACACGACGCCCAGCGAGCCCCATGCGGCCCACGCCTTGCTCACTTGAAACGCGCCTTGCAGAATGGTGAACTCTCCGATGAAGCCGTTCAGCAGCGGCATTCCCAGTGAGCTCAAGCTGATGATGAGATAGATGGCCGCGAAATTCGGCATGGGCGTAGCCAGCC
This region of Terriglobales bacterium genomic DNA includes:
- a CDS encoding proton-conducting transporter membrane subunit encodes the protein IVCLMQKDMKRLIAYSSVSHLGFCTLGIFALTPNGLAGSVLQQINHGISTGALFLIVGVLYERRHTRLISEFGGLATPMPNFAAIYLIISLSSLGMPLLNGFIGEFTILQGAFQVSKAWAAWGSLGVVLGAAYLLWLYQRVMFGPVTQFANENLPDLNLREYATLIPLVFLAFWIGIYPKPFFAFIEKPVQKIVEQVNPDFYKAERAKLPAPEIPAVALEAR